Proteins from a genomic interval of Pseudomonas asplenii:
- a CDS encoding response regulator, which translates to MSKVSVLVVDDASFIRDLVKKCLRNYFPGVRIEDAVNGRKAQAILAREAFDLVLCDWEMPEMSGLELLTWCRAQDALKAMPFVMVTSRGDKENVVQAIQAGVSGYVSKPFTNEQLLTKVKQVLHKVGKLDALMSSAPKANSAFGNDSLSALTGGKSAVVAPASPAAPAAAPAASRGILNSPPVRPAAAPAASAATGGRGQGQLRLSSGTQQCVIKGLSIKEALLLVKRGEVLPQVLESAVLDLEQGDNAEVARLNGYLHAIVAHEPKPDSDWLQLTFRFIDQDAQKLDYISRLIARGTAQKHFVPGA; encoded by the coding sequence ATGAGCAAAGTCAGTGTGTTGGTGGTGGATGACGCATCGTTCATCCGCGACCTGGTGAAAAAGTGTCTGCGCAACTACTTCCCGGGTGTGCGGATCGAAGACGCCGTCAACGGACGCAAAGCCCAGGCTATCCTGGCGCGTGAGGCGTTCGACCTGGTGCTGTGTGACTGGGAAATGCCCGAGATGTCCGGTTTGGAACTGCTGACCTGGTGCCGTGCCCAGGACGCCCTCAAGGCCATGCCGTTCGTGATGGTCACCAGCCGTGGCGACAAAGAGAACGTGGTACAGGCGATCCAGGCCGGGGTGTCCGGCTACGTCAGCAAGCCCTTTACCAACGAGCAGTTGCTGACCAAGGTCAAGCAGGTGCTGCACAAGGTCGGCAAGCTCGACGCCCTGATGAGCAGCGCGCCGAAGGCGAATTCGGCGTTCGGCAACGATTCGTTGAGCGCGTTGACCGGCGGCAAATCGGCGGTCGTGGCACCTGCCTCCCCGGCAGCTCCTGCGGCTGCGCCAGCTGCGTCCAGGGGCATCCTCAACAGTCCACCGGTGCGCCCGGCAGCCGCTCCAGCGGCGAGCGCGGCGACGGGTGGCCGTGGCCAGGGGCAGTTGCGCCTGTCCAGTGGCACCCAGCAGTGCGTGATCAAGGGCCTGAGCATCAAGGAAGCCCTGCTGCTGGTAAAACGTGGTGAGGTTCTGCCACAGGTCCTGGAAAGCGCCGTGCTCGACCTGGAGCAGGGTGACAATGCCGAGGTCGCCCGCCTGAACGGCTACCTGCACGCGATCGTCGCCCATGAGCCGAAGCCGGACAGCGACTGGCTGCAGTTGACCTTCCGGTTCATCGACCAGGATGCCCAGAAGCTCGACTACATCTCCCGCCTG